A section of the Streptomyces sp. NBC_01591 genome encodes:
- the cmk gene encoding (d)CMP kinase, with translation MSTTVEPRTAPAAVIVAIDGPSGTGKSSTSKAVAAQLGLSYLDTGAQYRAITWWMLNNGIDVQDAVEVATAAAKPVIVSGTDPAAPTITVDGEDASGPIRTQEVTSRVSAVSAVPEVRTRITELQRTIAAAADRGIVVEGRDIGTTVLPDADLKIFLTASPEARAARRSGEVKGSDLAATKEALVKRDAADSGRKTSPLAKADDAVEVDTTELTLQQVIECVVTLVEEKRATK, from the coding sequence GTGTCCACCACCGTGGAACCCCGTACGGCCCCGGCCGCAGTGATCGTCGCCATAGACGGGCCCTCCGGCACCGGCAAGTCGAGCACGTCCAAGGCCGTCGCCGCGCAGCTCGGCCTGAGCTACCTGGACACCGGTGCCCAGTACCGGGCGATCACCTGGTGGATGCTGAACAACGGCATCGACGTCCAGGACGCGGTGGAGGTGGCGACCGCGGCCGCCAAGCCGGTCATCGTCTCCGGTACGGACCCGGCCGCCCCGACGATCACCGTCGACGGCGAGGACGCCTCGGGCCCGATCCGTACCCAGGAGGTCACCTCCAGGGTCAGCGCCGTCAGCGCGGTCCCCGAGGTGCGCACCCGGATCACCGAGCTGCAGCGCACCATCGCCGCCGCGGCCGACCGGGGCATAGTGGTCGAGGGCCGTGACATCGGCACCACCGTGCTGCCCGATGCCGACCTGAAGATCTTCCTCACCGCTTCCCCGGAGGCACGCGCCGCCCGTCGTAGCGGAGAGGTCAAGGGCTCCGACCTCGCCGCCACCAAGGAGGCACTGGTCAAGCGGGACGCGGCCGACTCCGGCCGCAAGACCTCCCCGCTGGCCAAGGCGGACGACGCCGTCGAGGTGGACACCACCGAGCTGACCCTTCAGCAGGTCATCGAGTGTGTCGTCACCCTCGTCGAGGAGAAGCGGGCCACGAAGTGA